One Syngnathus acus chromosome 13, fSynAcu1.2, whole genome shotgun sequence genomic window carries:
- the sae1 gene encoding SUMO-activating enzyme subunit 1, whose product MIDMIEKEDPIITEEEAAQYDRQIRLWGLDAQKRLRGSRVLLAGLGGLGAEVAKNLILAGVKGLTLLDHEKVTEESCRAQFLVPVTEQGRNRAEASLERAQNLNPMVEVLADTDRIEDKPDTFFLQFNAVCLTGCSKDVMVRVDQLCSQHNILVFCGDVHGYYGYMFCNLGPEHNYVEEKPKVVKKSPGDSNDGPEAKKVKVDPNETTMVKKTSKFCRLKEALDVDWTNDKAKAALKRTPVDYFLLHVLLKFRTDKGRDPDPQRFAEDSQLLSQIRQDVLENLGVGRDLLNDDFISFCFSEMSPVCAVVGGVLGQEIVKALSQRDAPHRNFFFFDGRKGNGMVDYFGPN is encoded by the exons ATGATCGATATGATCGAGAAGGAGGACCCGATCATCACCGAGGAAGAGGCGGCTCAGTACGATCGCCAGATTAGACTTTGGGGGTTGGATGCCCAGAAGAG ACTACGTGGATCCAGAGTTCTCCTGGCAGGTTTAGGTGGTTTGGGGGCAGAGGTAGCCAAGAATTTGATCTTGGCCGGAGTGAAAGGACTCACTTTGTTGGATCATGAAAAG GTGACGGAGGAGTCTTGTCGAGCCCAGTTCCTGGTACCTGTGACTGAGCAGGGCCGGAATCGAGCTGAGGCGTCCCTGGAGCGTGCTCAGAACCTCAACCCCATGGTGGAGGTGCTCGCTGACACGGACAGAATAGAAGACAAACCTGACACTTTCTTCCTGCAGTTCAATGCG GTTTGTCTGACGGGCTGCTCTAAAGACGTGATGGTGCGCGTGGACCAGCTGTGCTCACAGCATAACATCCTGGTCTTCTGTGGTGACGTCCACGGTTACTACGGTTACATGTTCTGCAACCTCGGACCTGAGCACAACTACGTAGA gGAGAAACCCAAAGTGGTGAAGAAGTCCCCAGGAGACTCCAATGATGGTCCCGAAGCCAAAAAGGTCAAAGTGGACCCCAATGAGACCACCATGGTGAAAAAG ACGTCCAAGTTCTGCAGGCTGAAGGAAGCTCTGGATGTGGACTGGACCAACGACAAGGCCAAAGCAGCCCTCAAGCGCACGCCTGTTGACTACTTTCTGCTTCACG TGTTGCTGAAGTTCCGCACGGACAAAGGCAGAGACCCCGACCCACAACGCTTTGCAGAGGACAGCCAACTGCTGAGTCAGATCCGCCAGGACGTCCTGGAGAACTTGGGGGTAGGCAGGGACCTACTCAATGACGATTTTATCAG TTTTTGCTTCTCAGAGATGTCACCTGTGTGCGCAGTTGTGGGAGGAGTGCTCGGACAAGAAATTGTGAAG GCTCTGTCCCAGAGAGACGCTCCACATCGcaacttctttttctttgacgGCCGCAAAGGAAACGGCATGGTGGACTATTTTGGACCCAACTGA